The Eulemur rufifrons isolate Redbay chromosome 3, OSU_ERuf_1, whole genome shotgun sequence DNA segment GAGTGGAGACTACAGAGGTAAGTAGGGATTTGTAGGCCATGTCAAGGATTTTGAACATTGTCTAGAGAGCATTGGGAAGCCATAAAAAGGTTTTAAGTGGAGTGTCATGATTTGTTGTCTTAAAAAGATCACTTTGGCATCAGTGCACATAGGGGCAAAAGTGAATGCCAGGAAGCCACATAAGAGGATACCATAGTAGGATCCACACAGTGGTTGCTGGTGGCTTAGACTAGGTGGTGGCAGGAGAGATGGTGAGACTCAGGCAGGCTTGAGAGAGAGCAGACAGAATTGACCATACTTGGTGCGTATTGGTAGGAGTGGCAAGGACGACACCCACAGGCTTCTGCACAGGCCACTGGGTGAATGTTGGTGCCAATTACAAAGAGGGGGAGAGTGTGTAAGAGGAGCAAGTTTGAAGGAAAGAGTGAGTCCAGTTTGGGCATGTCAGATTTGAGGTGTTTGCAAAGCTTCCAAGTAGACATGGCATGTAGGTCACAGAAGAAGTCAGAAGAGAGTTGTGGGCTAGAGGGGACAGTGGGGAAGGTGTCAGTGTGCTGGGTACCTGCCCCAGCCCCGTGGGGCTGGCTGAGCCACCCTTAGAGACATGAAGTGAGAGAAGATAGAGGAAGGACAGAGTCCTGAGCACCAGCCATGCTGCTCAACCAGTTCCTTTCTGAAAATGTTCATTCACTAGGAAGAGCAGCTTCTTTAAACACCTCCCTGAGACAtgagaaagaagtgaaaagtAGAAGGGTTTTTGCCACTTCTCGTTAGAACCAAATGGAAAAGCCAGGTgttaatgatgagctgaaataACTCCATGTGTGAGTGATACCTAATGCCTTAAATCTTGGCCACAGTGATGATGACTGAAGCGCTCACATAAAATGGGCTGTGTGCTACTCTAGTCAGACAGAAAGGTTCTCATGcacttgaaattattttgtatgcAGTCAAGGAGCTGTGACAGCCCCCATACTTTAAACAAATGCAATTACGTGTGTAATGATGTATTAAGTGTGTTGTATCACTCAGCATGGCACCCATACTTCTGTTCCCTATACTTTAGTAAGACCGGCTGATCTAGACTCACGCTGGGTAAGCGCCAGTGTTTGTCTTTGTTCCAGAGGGTAGTGGctgacatatttatttaaaataaccattGCGTAGGAGCATTCTTTAATGATgaccttttattatttaaataatcccAGGCAACTGAATATAGTAGATCCGATAAAcctcccaaaagaaaaaattttgtggATTTTAGACCCATATGTGTGTTGTTTTGTTGTGAAATACCTGAGTTCTCACCCTGGGAGCTTGTGCAGCTACTATTTGAAAAGTAGATTCTGTACAGTCCTTCTAATCACATGAAGCGATCTTGTCTGCCTTTGTAGACTACTCACTGACCAGCGCTGACCTGTCGGCCCTGCAAGGCTTCAACTCCCCAGGAATGCTGTCCCTGGGACAGGTGTCGGCCTGGCAGCAGCACCATCTAGGACAAGCAGCCCTCAGCTCTCTTGTGTGAGTAACTAGAAACTCTCCCTTAATCCTtgctcctccctcctggcctgcACACACTCCTTTTCTGTCAGGTATAGTCTTTTGCTCTGTTGACTGTCATCCTGCAATGATTCTTGTTTTGGTAGACACAAGTATTGGGAGAAAGTGTTTTTTTTACATGGCCCTAGATGATAGCTTGGTTACCAAGCAAACTGGGCATTTTGTGAAGGGATTCAGGTATCAAGGCTTCTCCTGCAGGGACACAGTGAGTTAGAGAGACTCAACTAGTATCTAAGGGGGTCCCCAGGCACAGATGCCACCCACATGCATCCCCTTTTTATCTACTGACCAATGATTAAGCGCCTGCGGCCACCCCTGCTTCCCAACACCTGCCGCTGATTCCACTGCCTGAGGAAAGTCAGCCTGCGGGCATCAGGCCCACTTACCATCTTGCCTGTTTTTTGCTTTGGTGAACatctgcagagaggagagaaggcaCGTAAGCTGTGCCCTTTGCTTTCTCtctgggggacaggggagggaaaGTAGGGGCCAGGCATCTCATGTCTGCATCAGGCTCCGTGGGATGGATCCATGTGGTGATCCCAGCCCAGTGCATACACCGAACCTCACTCACAAAGAGAACGTTCCTTATGGGCAGGGTGTGAGGATATAAGTGAAGAGGATTTATGGTGGTGCCCGGATGAGACCAGACATCCCTACGCAGCAGGGAGAAGGAACAGGGCCTTTGTAGAACCCGGATGACATTAGGCCCATGGAGCAGGTGGAGGAGGTTGTCCCAAAAGAGGGGACAGCATAGCAGACCCAGCTGGCCTCCATGAGAGCTAGCTGCCTTCCCCCTGCTCAGGAAGGACACACTAGCCTCCTGCCTAGAAAGTCCCCAGAGGGACTGAGCTCAGCAAACCCTTTCCCTCCTGCATTCTGAAATAACTCCACAATGTGTATTGTTTTCAGTAGTCTCTTGAGGAATTATGTCATGGAAAAAGGAGCAGAGCATCTCAGGGAAATTTCTTTGCCTGCACAGGTGTTCAGCCCTCAGGCCTGTCCTGAGCATACTAAATGAACACACTAGAAATAGCCCTGGAAAAGCAAGTGGAAAGGGCTCGAAGCTCAGACCTGGAGAAAAGCCTGTATGTGTCCTCCTGTGCTACTCTGAACAAGCTCCTCAGCCTTTCTGAgatgtttcctcatctggaaaataaggATGATAGGATCCGCTCCTTAGAGAATAAGTCATATCCTTATGAAAACAGATGAGATGTGCCTGTCCCAGGGCCAGAGCAGAGGCCATGGGCAGAATTCAGGTTGCCACTGTTTCTCTATCTTTTTGGTCCATGCACAGCATTAGGCACTGACAGTGTTTCAGATACTTTAGCTGCAAAAGTACTAAGGTTATGGGTAGTAGAACCAAGTAACTTAAGGGCTGaactgctgttttcttttcctcccagggagatggggtttctttttgtgCCACACAGCCAGTCTTGGGAAATTCTGACAGGATTTTGGACCCTGGGCTCTTTTCAGTCAGACAATGTCTGTGGTATCATTCCACTTACGCAGATGCACTCACAAATCATCTAacatctctcttttttcccttcagcGCTGGAGGGCAGTTATCTCAGGGTTCGAATTTATCCATTAATACCAACCAAAACATCAACATTAAGTCAGAACCAATTTCACCTCCCCGGGATCGAATGACCCCATCGGgcttccagcagcagcagcagccccagcccccgcagccccagccccagccccggcaggAAATGGGGCGCTCCCCTGTGGACAGTCTGAGCAGCTCCAGTAGCTCCTACGATGGCAGTGACCGAGAGGATCCACGGGGCGACTTCCATTCTCCAATTGTGCTTGGCCGACCCCCAAACACTGAGGACAGAGAAAGCCCTTCTGTAAAGCGAATGAGGATGGACGCATGGGTGACCTAAGGCTTTCAGGCTGATGTTTGTATTTTGTGTTACTGCAGTGAACTGCCCTACATATCTAAATCAGTAAATAAGGACAtgagttaaatatatttatatgtacatacatacatatatatatccctttacatatatatgtatgtgggtgtgagtgtgtgtatgtgtgggtgtgtgttgcATACACAGAATCAGGCACTTACCTGCAAACTTGTAGGTCTGCAGATGTGCGTCCCATGGCAGACAAAGCACCCTATAGGCACAGACCAGTCTGGCACTTCCTTGGACTACTTGTTTCGTAAGATAACCAGTTTTTGCAGAGAAACGTGTACCCATATATAATTCTCCCACACTAGCTTGCAGAAACCTAGAGGGCCCCCTACTTGTTTTATTTAACTGTGCGGTGACTGTAGTTACTTAAGAAAAATGCTTTGTAGAACAGAGCAGTAGAAAAGCAGGAACCAAGAAAGCAATACTGtacataaaatgtcatttatattaaTTACCCAACCTGGCATGGGTCTCTGTTGCAAAGGGGTGCATGGGAAAGGGCTGttgatattaaaaaacaaaaaacaaaaaaacaaaacaaaagccccaCACATAACTGTTTTGCACGTGCAAAAATGTATTGGGTCAAGAAGTGATCTTTAgctaataaaaaagagagagaatagaaaatacGCATGAGATATTCAGAAAATACTAGCCTAGAAATATAGAGCATtaacaaagtaaaattaatatattaagttATAATTGGAATATGTCAGAAGTTTCTTTTTACATtcatatcttaaaaattaaagaaactgattttagctcatgtatattttatatgaaagaaaacacCCTTATGAATTGATgacttatatataaaattatattcactaCTTTTGAACACATTCTGctatgaattatttatataaGCCAAAGCTATAtgttgtaactttttttttttagagaatagCTTTatcttgttttaactttttagttttattttaagaggggaaaaaaaaaacaaaaatatcttgcAAGCAGAACCttggaaaaaaaaagccatgaacACTTATTAttctatatgtaaattaaaagttGAGCCAAACTCTTTGTGTATATAGCATCTTAAATATATTATCACCTTTGATGTAAGTACCTATGTATTGTATGGTCACCagattaaaaagtatatttttgtggATTGCCGCcaatttggggggaaaggtgaGGTCCTTATTAAGTAGAGTATTCACtgtttaatatttactattttgttaaatatatactgTACTTTGGATTTTAATTATTAGCCCAGTTTTTTCAGAGGATTGTATAAAGGGGTTTCTCCCCTCACTGGTGGTGAATGTGTGATGTTACATTGTAATCTTTGTGCTGTATGGGTTGAGCatcagtatatattttatatgtgtacataaatagCAAAGTGGCAAAAAAATTGGTGTTAAGTTCATCctgcataaatataaaatgtgttgTAACAGATTTTATAAGGCATTATTTAAAACTTGCCTTTTGTGAGGAAAATAATATAGTAGAAAAAGCTGAcctaatttaattaatattagaGAAAATGGCAAAATAGTAGATGAGCACAAAGGTTTTATAAGTGGTAAATGATTAGGAAAAAGTATTCATGGAGAAGGGATCTTTTTTCCTTGACCCTCTGAAAATAGAATGATGCAGCTGGTTACAAAATACTACCATGATCAACTATTCTATGCATTGAAATGACACTttggtgcaggggtgggggagaaattCTCTTATGGTGCAGATCCTTGGCATGACTCTTGCCATTCTAATAGAAATTTTTGAGTGCCCCCCTCAGCTTGGATTTTGAACAAGGCCTTATTCTTATAGGAATACAATTAATTGGTGATAGCAAGTTCATCTGTTTGCTGGGCTTGTGCCATGAACAAAATTCAAAGTCCTGTATATCTTTcatcatagatttttaaatactCCTTTTCCTGAGAAACTCAAAGTAAGGGTTTAAAAATTgctgctattttatattttaaacttaacaTTGAGCAGCTGCCTACAACTTTTACATTTTGTGTTCCCCTCTAAATTACTGTTCCTTTGGACATTTTCCTCATATGCTATTTGTGACAAATCATCAGCCAGATTTCCTGACTGACACACAGGTATTAGGTACAAGATAAGCCTGTGGCATTCACAGGCTGCAAAATGGAGGTTCTGTTTTAATGGCAGTTTGGGAAGTAACTTTTGATAGAGGCCAAAAAGGGGAGGGTGATCCGCTGTCTCCTCCCGTCACTATAGACATTGGCTCTTATTCAGAAAgggttagtttttcttttaaaatgtactgaTTTTACTGAACTACTTACAGGCACATTTCTTCATGAGGTCACACCTAGACAGTCTCCCAACACTGAATTTCCAAGATAATCCTTACCACTTTGTAAACCATTTATAGCTTTGAAAGTGTTAAGTgattctttcattattatttatgcaTGTTCATGAACTTCTGCTGTACATTGGAATAGGAGTTAACACATTCACATTTACTGTCTATTTTCTTGTGTGCCTTATGAGATGGCTTTTCTGACTGTATCTCAATAGTCTTTCTTTCTATGCAGGTTTATAATCAGTACAActactgttttctaaaataatattacaCAAGGCTCGGAGTTTGTATTTCAATTACAATGACCAAGTAACAATGTATTCCATTTTTGGGAACTGAGTATTTGACTGTTAACCTTCTGCCCATGTGCCCAATGTGATTTGGAGCATATGGACTCTACAGACATCCCTCACCCAGACACCCACGTGTGAACACATCCACATCCACATCTCTGGGTGGAAACCAGCCTAGAGTGGGGAAGACACTAATGGTGTTGCTTTAGAACTGACTTTTCTTACCCTTTTAGACTCATGTGTTTTGTATGAGACACCATTGCAAAAAAATTTTATCCCTTCAGagatattttattactaaaaaacaaaaacaaaaaaagcttagAGTTAATTGCACTGGTTAAAGTACAGTTTCCAACGGCTGTTCTTCCTTCAGTACTCTAACTGGTACTACACTGAGAGTGAAAGTCACCATTGTGTGTACACAGATGGTCCCAATCAAAACTCCATCTTTTGAGCCCTAATTATGTCCATTGTGTTATAGACTAAATCAGGGGTTTGTTCTAAAAGAACAATACGTGTTTTAccatttcctttaaatataaGGACAACTAATAATACATTAACATGATTTCTGTATTAACCATCATGCGCACAAGAAATACATAGTAAATAAGGAACCTGAAAACTCCTGGCATTGGATCATAAGAAGCTAGATGATTAGAATGTGAAAAagattttacaaatgtaaaactTCTATTTCTCTGTAGAAACTTTCTTCACTTTGCTGTGCAAGAAGACACTGCTTTGCTatatttaaaatggcttttttaaaagagatttatgtATTTGGTAAATGTTTGTAGTCAACAGTTCACACAAGAAGCTGTACACGGTTTGATCATGTAAAACCGTTTGGCGGCACAAGCTGGACTTTGTTGCCATCCTTGAGATGaaccttttaagaaaaataagttaatcTCAATTTTTCCCTGAAtgtgttgtttttcttcattatacaataaatattatagtGAACTTTTTATCAAATGGTTAAGACAATGCTAGAGGTTGTTGTAAACTGTTTGTCTCCTGCACTCCCTCCAGTAAAGACGGCCTGGCTCTTACTGCGCATCCAGACTCTGTCATGTTTGCCTGGGGAAAGAGTAAGGCGCTGGCTTTGGCGCCAGGCAGCCCTCCCCTGCAGCCCTCCCCTGCAGCCCTCCCCTTTCACGGTACTTTCGCGAAGACCGTTTCCACCTGCACAGCCCTTTCCTCATTTTACGTTCCTTGAGGCCCAGGAAGCCTCTGGGTGCCACACTAGCTGCCCCGCGTGGGAGCCCAGGGCCGCTAGGAAGCAGCCAGCGACTGCGGTGTCCCGCCGGCTGCTCTGTGCGCACTGGTGTGGCTCGACGGGATCCGTTCAGGCTCCAGTAACTGCTTCTCACAGAAAATGCACCGAAGCCTGTTGGAGAGGTGGGTATTGTTAGAACTTCCTGTCATTATCATCACATTCTCTTGCTCTTTAAAGTTTGGGGTGTGAAATGATTTGTTTTGCCCAAAATGCACGCATTCTGCTGAGCTAGAGGTAGCAGAAGACAGATTTACTAGAATGAATGgagttttattttcagaaatgatgGGTGTGTGTGTCCCAGTATGCCGGTAGGTGCTTCTTAGTGGTCCATCTCCCTTCATCACAATTGAGCTAGGAAATGAAAAACCTTCAGCTTGCAGTGGAAAATGTTCTCTTCCTCTGATGTGCCTTCTAAGCCAGTTTCTAGCTAAGCAGATTCTTGGTGTCAAATTGAAAACTAAATTTTTGTGCTGGCTACAGTGAGGCTCTTATTAGCAGGTTTTGAAAGCTGGTTGAGTCCTGTGGCTAAAAATACTCTAATCACAGCTGCAGCTACTTAAAATCAATTCATTGCAATTTCCTAGTTAGCTCCCACGAGTGCCTTGCTCTAGGCGTTATCCTGTTTTTAAGCTGATTCTGTGACTGGCACCAGCCAAGAAAATGATTTTCAGTCAGAGCCTTGTGCCAGCTGCATGGTGCAGCCGGCTCCCTCTGCTCGTCCCGTGCTCACAAGGGGCCCGGGACCCACTAGCTGTAAACTGAGGGGAACAGGAGTGTTTCTTCCCATCTTCCCCAAGAGTTAGGAGGTTTCAAACGGGGTTGCAACACTGCAGAGAGAGGGGCTTCTGAGGCTGAGTGGACTGGGGTCCTCACCCAGCAGAGGTACTGACCCCCAGCTGTCACAGTTTGGGCTGAGGAGCAGCTCTTCCCAGGCAGCCCAGCCAACAACTGCATGTTGTTGGGGCATGAATCATTGACGCTCCTAACTGCATCTCAGTGCTGCTTCCCAGAGGAGCCGGACGGACAGGCCAGCTGAgccagcttccaggccagggctTCACTAGTCACTTTCTCACCGATCCTCCACCTGCTTCGTGTCTAACCAAAGCAGAACACAGCtggggatgaaaaaaaaaaaaaaagttgtactAACTGGTTTCACTATATaatccccccacacacacttttttAACACTCACTACACTTTATTTTGAACTAGATTTTGACTTACAGATAAGTTGTAAAAGTAATA contains these protein-coding regions:
- the MEF2A gene encoding myocyte-specific enhancer factor 2A isoform X14 translates to MGRKKIQITRIMDERNRQNTQRISSSQATQPLATPVVSVTTPSLPPQGLVYSAVPTAYNTDYSLTSADLSALQGFNSPGMLSLGQVSAWQQHHLGQAALSSLVAGGQLSQGSNLSINTNQNINIKSEPISPPRDRMTPSGFQQQQQPQPPQPQPQPRQEMGRSPVDSLSSSSSSYDGSDREDPRGDFHSPIVLGRPPNTEDRESPSVKRMRMDAWVT